One segment of Vigna radiata var. radiata cultivar VC1973A unplaced genomic scaffold, Vradiata_ver6 scaffold_179, whole genome shotgun sequence DNA contains the following:
- the LOC106780345 gene encoding uncharacterized protein LOC106780345, translated as MKTEQHHANRRLSPTLQPKIIKTAKPVAYFILLLLTYSFGYLSHNPASTSSPPPQFPEPVIRLPINTTELNPFRITARCADPIPPETVRRTLVDRLFNGTSPFDNFPPPHAVEKLRRTKRVKGWGSTGAVFENLIRRVQPRTVVEVGTFLGASAIHMAELTRQLGLQTQILCVDDFRGWAGFKERFLDIPILNGDVWLFYQFLQNVVTFNKTGSILPVPFSSGSTLMLLCEWGVYADLVEIDAGHDFLSAWADINRGFRILRPGGVIFGHDYFTAADNRGVRRAVDLFAKVHNLKVNIDGQHWVIYTS; from the coding sequence ATGAAAACTGAGCAACACCATGCCAACAGAAGACTTTCACCTACGTTACAACCTAAGATCATCAAAACGGCAAAACCCGTCGCGTACTTTATCCTTCTTTTGCTAACTTACTCCTTCGGTTACTTATCCCACAACCCTGCTTCCACttcatcaccaccaccacaattTCCAGAACCTGTCATTCGTTTACCAATCAACACCACCGAGTTAAACCCGTTCCGAATCACGGCTCGCTGTGCCGATCCAATTCCGCCGGAGACAGTACGCCGGACTCTTGTGGACCGCCTCTTCAACGGTACCTCCCCGTTCGACAACTTTCCGCCGCCGCACGCGGTGGAGAAGCTACGGCGGACTAAGAGGGTGAAGGGTTGGGGCTCCACCGGCGCTGTATTCGAGAACCTCATCCGCCGCGTGCAGCCGCGCACAGTCGTTGAAGTTGGCACGTTCCTTGGTGCGTCCGCGATTCACATGGCCGAGTTGACTCGCCAACTCGGTCTCCAAACTCAGATTCTCTGCGTTGACGATTTTCGCGGCTGGGCCGGGTTCAAAGAGCGGTTTTTAGACATACCGATCCTAAACGGCGACGTTTGGCTCTTTTATCAGTTCCTTCAGAACGTGGTTACTTTCAACAAAACCGGGTCAATTTTACCTGTTCCGTTTTCAAGCGGGTCGACCCTGATGTTGTTGTGCGAGTGGGGCGTGTACGCGGATTTGGTTGAGATCGATGCGGGTCACGACTTTTTGTCTGCTTGGGCTGATATTAACCGGGGCTTCCGGATTCTCCGACCCGGTGGGGTTATTTTCGGGCACGATTATTTCACTGCAGCAGATAATAGAGGGGTCCGGAGAGCCGTTGATCTTTTTGCTAAAGTTCACAATCTGAAGGTAAATATTGATGGTCAACATTGGGTGATTTATACTtcataa
- the LOC106780330 gene encoding transcription factor MYC2-like, protein MEELIISPSSSHQNPTPSIQQNLQFLLQTQPDWWVYAIFWQASHDDNGNLFLSFGEGHFQGTKETSPKFSTPVSTKKFPKTPTTENINDAEWFYVMSLTRTFPVNNSSSSSPSTSTTPSSLLAKSFALGSVLWLNSKHELQFYKCERSNEAQLHGIQTLISIPTQNGVVEMGSYDSIKQNWNLVHHVKSLFQPLPDPLPVQLLNDHTISFAHIGVVAGIQETKKRKQTQTPPNNQKDSYVDSEHSDSDCPTLPTTSTPTASEPKKRGRKPVLGRDTPMNHVEAERQRREKLNHRFYALRAVVPNVSRMDKASLLSDAVAYINELKAKIEYLESQQQREGNKRVKTEMMDTMDNQSTATTSTIVDQGRPGPGGPCPFGLEIDVKIVGPDAMVRVQSENANHPGARLMGALRDLEFQVHHASMSCVNDLMLQDVVINVPEGMRSEEGLKSAILMRLDQ, encoded by the coding sequence ATGGAGGAACTCATAATCTCCCCTTCCTCATCCCATCAAAACCCAACACCATCTATTCAACAAAACCTCCAATTTCTtcttcaaacccaacccgattGGTGGGTCTACGCCATTTTCTGGCAGGCTTCACACGACGACAATGGCAACCTTTTCCTCTCCTTCGGAGAAGGTCATTTCCAAGGCACCAAAGAAACTTCCCCTAAATTCTCAACCCCCGTTTCCACCAAGAAGTTCCCCAAAACCCCCACAACAGAAAACATCAACGATGCCGAGTGGTTCTACGTCATGTCGTTGACTCGAACGTTTCCCGTCaacaattcttcttcttcttctccttccaCCTCTACCACTCCTTCCTCACTCCTTGCCAAATCTTTTGCTCTGGGCTCTGTGCTCTGGCTCAATAGCAAACACGAGCTCCAATTCTACAAGTGCGAGAGATCAAACGAGGCACAGTTACACGGGATCCAAACGTTGATCTCCATCCCCACACAAAACGGCGTCGTCGAAATGGGATCCTACGACAGCATCAAACAAAACTGGAACCTCGTCCATCACGTCAAGTCTCTCTTCCAACCCCTCCCAGATCCGCTTCCCGTTCAACTCCTCAACGACCACACCATCTCCTTCGCTCACATCGGCGTCGTCGCCGGAATCCAAGAAACCAAAAAGCGAAAACAAACCCAAACACCACCCAACAACCAAAAGGACAGCTACGTAGACTCCGAACACTCTGATTCGGATTGTCCAACGCTGCCAACCACCTCCACCCCGACAGCCTCGGAGCCCAAAAAACGAGGCAGAAAACCTGTTCTCGGCCGGGATACGCCAATGAACCACGTGGAGGCTGAGCGGCAACGGAGGGAGAAGCTGAACCACCGCTTCTACGCGCTACGCGCGGTGGTTCCGAACGTTTCGAGGATGGACAAGGCTTCGTTGTTGTCCGACGCTGTCGCTTACATCAACGAGCTCAAAGCGAAGATTGAGTACTTGGAATCGCAGCAACAAAGAGAGGGTAATAAAAGAGTGAAGACAGAAATGATGGATACCATGGATAATCAGAGCACCGCCACTACCTCCACCATCGTAGACCAAGGCAGGCCTGGCCCTGGAGGGCCATGCCCATTTGGTCTCGAGATCGATGTGAAGATCGTGGGGCCTGATGCCATGGTGAGGGTGCAATCCGAAAATGCCAACCACCCCGGGGCGAGGCTAATGGGTGCACTGAGAGACCTAGAGTTCCAGGTTCATCACGCTAGCATGTCGTGCGTCAACGATCTCATGCTTCAGGACGTGGTGATCAATGTCCCTGAGGGAATGAGGAGCGAAGAGGGTCTTAAATCTGCCATTCTCATGAGGTTGGATCAGTGA